From one Meles meles chromosome 18, mMelMel3.1 paternal haplotype, whole genome shotgun sequence genomic stretch:
- the SPHK1 gene encoding sphingosine kinase 1 isoform X2: MSAPVLAFLRHWTPPPPAPGNPAAAGDGADASTAPAPGGEGEPLRRHRDARLGSTDKELKAGAAATGCSPTAPGPPWQREPRVEVMNPACGAWSLPRPCRVLVLLNPRGGKGKALQLFRSHVQPLLAQTDVSFRLMLTEHRNHARELVRVEELGRWDALVVMSGDGLMHEVVNGLMERPDWETAVRKPLCSLPAGSGNALAASLNHYAGYEQVTNEDLLTNCTLLLCRRLLAPMNLLSLQTASGLRLFSVLSLAWGFIADVDLESEKFRRLGEMRFTLGTFLRLAALRVYKGTLAYLPAERVVSQGPAPAAVGRQKQQGPADAHLVPLQEPVPPHWTVVPEQDFVLVLALLHTHLSSEMFAAPMGRCPAGTMHLFYVRAGVSRAMLLRLFLAMEKGRHMDYDCPYLVYVPVVAFRLEPKDGKGVFAVDGELMVSEAVQGQVHPDYIWMVSGCVEPPPSQKPQQGAPQREHS, from the exons ATGTCCGCTCCAGTTCTGGCATTTTTACGCCactggacaccccccccccccgcccccggca aTCCCGCAGCCGCAGGGGATGGCGCGGACGCCTCCACGGCCCCGGCTCCGGGCGGGGAGGGCGAGCCCCTCCGCCGGCACCGCGACGCCCGCCTGGGCAGCACCGAtaaggagctgaaggcaggagccgCCGCCACGGGCTGCTCCCCGacagcgccggggccgccctgGCAGCGGGAGCCGCGGGTCGAGGTTATGAATCCAG CGTGCGGCGCCTGGAGCCTGCCCCGGCCCTGCCGCGTGCTGGTCCTGTTAAACCCGCGCGGGGGCAAGGGCAAGGCGCTGCAGCTCTTCCGCAGCCACGTGCAGCCCCTGCTGGCTCAGACCGATGTCTCCTTCAGGCTGATGCTCACTG AGCATCGGAACCACGCCCGGGAGCTGGTGCGGGTTGAGGAGCTGGGGCGCTGGGATGCGCTGGTGGTCATGTCGGGGGACGGGCTGATGCATGAG GTGGTGAACGGGCTCATGGAGCGGCCGGACTGGGAGACCGCCGTCCGCAAGCCCCTGTGTAGCCTCCCTGCTGGCTCCGGCAATGCCCTGGCGGCTTCTCTGAACCATTATGCCGG CTATGAACAGGTGACAAACGAGGACCTCTTGACCAACTGCACGCTGCTGCTGTGCCGCCGGCTGCTGGCGCCCATGAACCTGCTGTCGCTGCAGACGGCCTCGGGGCTTCGGCTCTTCTCTGTGCTGAGCCTGGCGTGGGGCTTCATCGCCGACGTGGATCTGGAGAGCGAGAAGTTTCGGCGTCTAGGGGAGATGCGCTTCACCCTGGGCACCTTCCTGCGCCTGGCAGCCCTGCGCGTCTACAAGGGCACGCTAGCCTACCTCCCCGCGGAACGGGTGGTCTCCCAGGGGCCCGCCCCCGCGGCTGTGGGGCGGCAGAAGCAGCAGGGGCCCGCGGATGCCCACCTCGTGCCCCTGCAGGAGCCAGTGCCCCCGCACTGGACTGTGGTCCCGGAGCAGGACTTCGTGCTGGTGCTGGCGCTGCTGCACACGCACCTGAGCAGCGAGATGTTCGCGGCCCCCATGGGCCGGTGTCCGGCCGGCACCATGCACCTGTTCTACGTGCGGGCGGGCGTGTCTCGGGCCATGCTGCTGCGCCTCTTCCTGGCCATGGAGAAGGGGAGGCACATGGACTACGACTGTCCCTACTTGGTGTACGTGCCTGTGGTTGCCTTCCGCCTGGAGCCCAAGGACGGGAAGGGTGTGTTTGCCGTGGATGGCGAGTTGATGGTCAGCGAGGCGGTGCAGGGCCAGGTGCACCCAGACTACATCTGGATGGTCAGCGGCTGCGTGGAGCCCCCACCCAGCCAGAAGCCCCAGCAGGGAGCTCCTCAAAGAGAGCACTCGTGA
- the SPHK1 gene encoding sphingosine kinase 1 isoform X1 has translation MNPACGAWSLPRPCRVLVLLNPRGGKGKALQLFRSHVQPLLAQTDVSFRLMLTEHRNHARELVRVEELGRWDALVVMSGDGLMHEVVNGLMERPDWETAVRKPLCSLPAGSGNALAASLNHYAGYEQVTNEDLLTNCTLLLCRRLLAPMNLLSLQTASGLRLFSVLSLAWGFIADVDLESEKFRRLGEMRFTLGTFLRLAALRVYKGTLAYLPAERVVSQGPAPAAVGRQKQQGPADAHLVPLQEPVPPHWTVVPEQDFVLVLALLHTHLSSEMFAAPMGRCPAGTMHLFYVRAGVSRAMLLRLFLAMEKGRHMDYDCPYLVYVPVVAFRLEPKDGKGVFAVDGELMVSEAVQGQVHPDYIWMVSGCVEPPPSQKPQQGAPQREHS, from the exons ATGAATCCAG CGTGCGGCGCCTGGAGCCTGCCCCGGCCCTGCCGCGTGCTGGTCCTGTTAAACCCGCGCGGGGGCAAGGGCAAGGCGCTGCAGCTCTTCCGCAGCCACGTGCAGCCCCTGCTGGCTCAGACCGATGTCTCCTTCAGGCTGATGCTCACTG AGCATCGGAACCACGCCCGGGAGCTGGTGCGGGTTGAGGAGCTGGGGCGCTGGGATGCGCTGGTGGTCATGTCGGGGGACGGGCTGATGCATGAG GTGGTGAACGGGCTCATGGAGCGGCCGGACTGGGAGACCGCCGTCCGCAAGCCCCTGTGTAGCCTCCCTGCTGGCTCCGGCAATGCCCTGGCGGCTTCTCTGAACCATTATGCCGG CTATGAACAGGTGACAAACGAGGACCTCTTGACCAACTGCACGCTGCTGCTGTGCCGCCGGCTGCTGGCGCCCATGAACCTGCTGTCGCTGCAGACGGCCTCGGGGCTTCGGCTCTTCTCTGTGCTGAGCCTGGCGTGGGGCTTCATCGCCGACGTGGATCTGGAGAGCGAGAAGTTTCGGCGTCTAGGGGAGATGCGCTTCACCCTGGGCACCTTCCTGCGCCTGGCAGCCCTGCGCGTCTACAAGGGCACGCTAGCCTACCTCCCCGCGGAACGGGTGGTCTCCCAGGGGCCCGCCCCCGCGGCTGTGGGGCGGCAGAAGCAGCAGGGGCCCGCGGATGCCCACCTCGTGCCCCTGCAGGAGCCAGTGCCCCCGCACTGGACTGTGGTCCCGGAGCAGGACTTCGTGCTGGTGCTGGCGCTGCTGCACACGCACCTGAGCAGCGAGATGTTCGCGGCCCCCATGGGCCGGTGTCCGGCCGGCACCATGCACCTGTTCTACGTGCGGGCGGGCGTGTCTCGGGCCATGCTGCTGCGCCTCTTCCTGGCCATGGAGAAGGGGAGGCACATGGACTACGACTGTCCCTACTTGGTGTACGTGCCTGTGGTTGCCTTCCGCCTGGAGCCCAAGGACGGGAAGGGTGTGTTTGCCGTGGATGGCGAGTTGATGGTCAGCGAGGCGGTGCAGGGCCAGGTGCACCCAGACTACATCTGGATGGTCAGCGGCTGCGTGGAGCCCCCACCCAGCCAGAAGCCCCAGCAGGGAGCTCCTCAAAGAGAGCACTCGTGA